The Candidatus Microthrix subdominans genome includes a window with the following:
- the rpsA gene encoding 30S ribosomal protein S1 — protein MYGSSMVEVEDGMMVTGSVVRIDRDEVLLDIGYKSEGVIPVNELSIRNDIDPSEVVSPGEQIEALVVQKEDKDGRLILSKKRAQYERAWGTIEEIKEGSGVVTGPVIEVVKGGLIIDIGLRGFLPASLVELRRVRDLAPYLGRDLEAKIIELDRNRNNVVLSRRAYLEETQKEQRDEFLANLAPGERRKGVVSSVVNFGAFVDLGGMDGLIHVSELSWKHVDHPSSVVTVGDEVDVEVLEVDTDRERISLSLKATQQDPWQEFASAHQVGELVYGRVTKLVPFGSFVQVGEGIEGLVHISEMSQHHVDLPEQVVTPGEELWVKIIDLDLQRRRISLSIKQAAEGGIVAAEYQEHFGEHAYDDEGNYIGSGIEGEGPSEAEEAWTAYYAEQGDAPAPEGDEPAAAEGDEAPAEEPAAEPAPEA, from the coding sequence ATGTACGGCTCCTCGATGGTGGAAGTCGAAGACGGCATGATGGTCACCGGGTCGGTCGTTCGCATCGACCGCGACGAGGTCCTCCTCGACATCGGCTACAAGTCCGAAGGCGTCATCCCCGTCAACGAGTTGTCGATCCGTAACGACATCGACCCCTCCGAGGTCGTGTCGCCGGGTGAGCAGATCGAAGCCCTCGTCGTCCAGAAGGAAGACAAGGACGGCCGCCTGATCCTGTCCAAGAAGCGTGCCCAGTACGAGCGCGCTTGGGGCACGATCGAAGAGATCAAGGAAGGCTCCGGCGTCGTCACCGGCCCGGTCATCGAGGTCGTCAAGGGCGGCCTGATCATCGACATCGGCCTGCGCGGCTTCCTGCCCGCATCGCTGGTCGAGCTGCGCCGGGTGCGCGACCTGGCCCCGTACCTCGGGCGTGACCTCGAGGCGAAGATCATCGAGCTCGACCGCAACCGCAACAACGTGGTGCTGTCCCGCCGTGCCTACCTGGAAGAGACCCAGAAGGAACAGCGCGACGAGTTCCTGGCCAACCTGGCCCCGGGCGAGCGCCGCAAGGGCGTCGTGTCCTCGGTGGTCAACTTCGGTGCGTTCGTCGACCTGGGCGGTATGGACGGGCTGATCCACGTGTCCGAGCTGTCCTGGAAGCACGTCGATCACCCCAGCTCCGTCGTCACCGTCGGCGACGAGGTGGACGTCGAGGTGTTGGAGGTCGACACCGACCGCGAGCGCATCTCGCTGTCGCTCAAGGCCACCCAGCAGGATCCGTGGCAGGAGTTCGCTTCCGCCCACCAGGTTGGGGAGCTGGTCTACGGCCGGGTCACCAAGCTGGTGCCGTTCGGTTCGTTCGTCCAGGTGGGCGAGGGCATCGAGGGCCTGGTGCACATCTCCGAGATGTCCCAGCATCACGTCGACCTGCCCGAGCAGGTCGTCACCCCCGGCGAGGAGCTGTGGGTGAAGATCATCGATCTCGACCTGCAGCGTCGCCGGATCAGCCTGTCGATCAAGCAGGCCGCCGAGGGTGGCATCGTGGCCGCCGAGTACCAGGAGCACTTCGGCGAGCACGCCTACGACGATGAGGGCAACTACATCGGTTCGGGCATCGAGGGCGAAGGCCCCAGCGAGGCTGAGGAGGCCTGGACGGCCTACTACGCCGAGCAGGGCGACGCTCCGGCTCCCGAGGGCGACGAGCCCGCAGCGGCCGAGGGTGACGAAGCTCCGGCCGAAGAGCCGGCAGCAGAGCCGGCTCCGGAAGCCTGA
- a CDS encoding D-alanine--D-alanine ligase produces the protein MADPVAHEGPATAGEADPVGGTNRPTPRSGRVDLPQRVRLVVLFGGQSAEHDVSRVTARNVLAALDPDRYDVHLIGIARNGRWLQLQGLPALDGAEAKALTVSGDHVDPIGHLRHTSDNVHGDALATVVLPLLHGPNGEDGTVQGLLEMSGLPYVGSGVLGSAVAMDKAVAKELCGHAGIPQAGWVALHEREVGPETLASAVERLGLPIFVKPANLGSSVGISKATNADDLATAVAVALEHDEYIVLEEAVNGREIELGVLGNEEPRVSLPGEIVSGAEFYDYEDKYVTGSAELVIPAELPAEAIEEAQRLALVAYRALRGADLGRVDFFYESPGRGLLLNEMNTMPGFTPASMYPRLWEASGVPYTELIDELVRLAIERHAHRGNRRR, from the coding sequence ATGGCCGATCCAGTGGCACACGAAGGTCCGGCGACCGCCGGCGAAGCAGACCCGGTCGGTGGCACCAACCGCCCGACGCCGAGGTCGGGACGTGTCGACCTCCCACAGCGGGTGCGCCTGGTGGTGCTCTTTGGCGGCCAATCCGCCGAACACGACGTCTCCCGGGTGACCGCCCGCAACGTGTTGGCTGCGCTCGATCCCGACCGCTACGACGTCCATCTGATCGGCATCGCCCGCAACGGGCGCTGGCTGCAACTGCAGGGCCTCCCGGCGCTGGACGGCGCCGAGGCCAAGGCCCTCACCGTGTCGGGCGACCACGTCGACCCGATCGGCCACCTGCGCCACACCAGCGACAACGTGCATGGCGACGCGCTGGCGACGGTGGTGCTCCCGCTGCTGCACGGGCCCAACGGCGAGGACGGCACCGTGCAGGGGCTGCTGGAGATGAGCGGCCTCCCCTACGTCGGCAGCGGCGTGCTGGGATCCGCAGTCGCCATGGACAAGGCGGTCGCCAAGGAGCTGTGCGGCCACGCCGGCATCCCGCAAGCCGGCTGGGTGGCGCTCCACGAGCGGGAGGTCGGCCCCGAGACACTCGCCTCGGCGGTCGAGCGGCTGGGCCTGCCGATCTTCGTCAAACCGGCCAACCTGGGCAGCTCGGTCGGCATCTCCAAGGCGACGAACGCCGACGACCTGGCCACCGCCGTCGCCGTGGCGCTTGAGCACGACGAGTACATCGTGCTCGAGGAGGCCGTGAACGGCCGGGAGATCGAGCTGGGTGTCCTCGGCAACGAGGAGCCCCGGGTGTCGCTGCCCGGCGAGATCGTCTCCGGCGCCGAGTTTTACGACTACGAGGACAAGTACGTCACCGGCTCGGCCGAGCTGGTGATCCCGGCGGAGCTGCCCGCCGAGGCGATCGAGGAGGCCCAACGCCTGGCGCTGGTCGCCTACCGGGCGCTGCGCGGCGCCGACCTGGGACGGGTGGACTTCTTCTACGAGTCGCCCGGCCGCGGCCTGCTGCTCAACGAGATGAACACGATGCCCGGCTTCACCCCGGCGTCGATGTACCCGCGCCTGTGGGAAGCAAGCGGCGTGCCGTACACCGAGCTGATCGACGAGCTGGTGCGCCTGGCGATCGAACGCCATGCCCATCGAGGCAACCGCCGCCGATAG
- the murF gene encoding UDP-N-acetylmuramoyl-tripeptide--D-alanyl-D-alanine ligase produces the protein MQVPLAALTSPLRATLIGADATIDRVITDSRLARPGDLFVPLVAERDGHDFVAAALAAGATAALSERGTDDLGLDHDARLLLVAHTGAALNDLARFARDRMSARVIGVTGSVGKTTVKDLMAGVLGAHLVTSASERSFNNEIGVPLTLCNAPDDVEALVVEMGARGPGHIAALCELAQPQVGVVTVVAGAHLELFGDLAGVAVAKGELIEALPADGTAVLNADDPLVAAMAGRSAAPVLTFGRSAGDVRASDVALGDDLRASFLLSSPWGSAPVRLAIAGEHHVTNALAAAAVALDAGIAVEALAEALGTSTISPWRMEVVTTPGGATLINDAYNANPTSMSAALTALAALPARRKVAVLGEMAELGADAEALHHEMVAQARSLDIEVVAVSTGAYGVDGVQPTDAVAALASLGEGEAALVKGSRVAGLEQIVSRVLAG, from the coding sequence ATGCAGGTACCCCTCGCTGCGCTGACCAGTCCTCTTCGCGCCACCTTGATCGGCGCCGATGCCACGATCGACCGGGTCATCACCGATTCCCGCCTGGCCCGGCCCGGCGACCTGTTCGTGCCGCTGGTCGCCGAGCGCGACGGTCACGACTTCGTCGCCGCCGCTCTGGCCGCTGGGGCGACGGCGGCGCTGTCGGAGCGCGGCACCGACGATCTGGGGCTCGACCACGACGCCCGCCTGCTGCTGGTGGCCCACACCGGGGCGGCGCTGAACGACCTGGCCCGCTTCGCCCGGGACCGCATGTCGGCCCGCGTCATCGGCGTCACCGGTTCGGTGGGCAAGACGACCGTGAAGGATCTGATGGCGGGGGTGTTGGGAGCGCATCTGGTCACCTCGGCGAGCGAGCGGTCGTTCAACAACGAGATCGGCGTCCCGCTGACCCTGTGCAATGCGCCCGACGACGTCGAAGCGCTGGTGGTGGAGATGGGCGCCCGGGGCCCAGGCCACATCGCAGCGCTGTGCGAGCTGGCCCAGCCGCAGGTGGGCGTGGTCACCGTGGTCGCCGGAGCGCACCTGGAGCTCTTCGGCGATCTGGCCGGTGTGGCGGTGGCCAAGGGCGAGCTGATCGAGGCCCTGCCCGCTGATGGCACCGCGGTGCTCAACGCCGACGATCCGCTCGTCGCCGCCATGGCCGGTCGCAGCGCAGCGCCGGTGCTCACCTTCGGGCGCTCGGCAGGCGACGTACGTGCCAGCGACGTCGCTCTGGGCGACGACCTGCGGGCATCCTTCCTGCTGAGCAGTCCCTGGGGGTCGGCGCCGGTGCGCCTGGCGATCGCCGGCGAGCATCACGTCACCAATGCGTTGGCGGCGGCGGCGGTCGCCCTCGACGCCGGAATCGCGGTGGAGGCGTTGGCCGAGGCGCTGGGGACATCGACGATCAGCCCGTGGCGCATGGAGGTGGTGACCACCCCCGGGGGGGCCACGTTGATCAACGATGCCTACAACGCCAACCCCACGTCGATGAGCGCCGCCCTGACGGCGCTGGCGGCGCTGCCCGCCCGCCGCAAGGTGGCGGTGCTCGGCGAGATGGCCGAGCTGGGGGCGGACGCCGAGGCGCTGCATCACGAGATGGTCGCCCAGGCCCGCAGCCTCGACATCGAGGTGGTCGCTGTCAGCACCGGGGCCTATGGGGTCGACGGGGTGCAACCGACGGACGCGGTCGCAGCCTTGGCATCGCTCGGCGAGGGCGAGGCAGCGCTGGTCAAGGGCAGCCGGGTTGCGGGTCTCGAACAGATCGTCAGTCGAGTACTGGCCGGGTAA
- a CDS encoding MFS transporter → MNPPPATSTSTSASPVADHELSGADLPSTVEDPTALAEPTLRLRRRRSAGARNERRHGTVGAALSHQAFRRVAAGAFASNIGTWMQNVTLIALANQLTHSGAFVGLVSFAQLGPMLLASPVGGVLADRFDRRHIIMAGSAVQGSLSVVLAMVAWSGHPPPWALVLIVLGIGMANALIAPSNGALLPHLVDRRDLSGAVAVNSAAMNGSRVLGPLLAALVSSLGTGWIFLINAGTYVFVIAAVGAAKVAFTPPTDGAVGPWARFREGLDTARQDPVLRRVLGIVSLFSLCSLVFIYQLPGLAENQLGITGSAFYRLFAAFGLGAAGGAILLGTVLGGRPLHRVPLFALPAFAVTLAAFAFTHDPVAAHFIVFALGFFYFTLVTALSTTLQEEVDDEHRGRVMGLWMIAWAGLVPVGSLLAGPVIDRVGGTPVLLFGAVVALALTKVGNLDRNQLPERRPLTRPVLD, encoded by the coding sequence ATGAACCCTCCCCCAGCCACCTCCACCTCCACCTCAGCTTCTCCTGTTGCCGATCACGAGCTGAGCGGCGCCGATCTGCCCTCCACGGTGGAGGATCCGACGGCGCTGGCCGAGCCAACACTGCGCCTACGACGTCGTCGAAGCGCCGGCGCCCGCAACGAACGGCGCCACGGGACCGTCGGGGCGGCGCTAAGCCACCAGGCCTTTCGCCGCGTCGCCGCTGGGGCCTTTGCATCCAACATCGGCACCTGGATGCAGAACGTCACGTTGATCGCTCTGGCCAACCAGCTGACGCACTCCGGCGCCTTCGTCGGATTGGTGTCCTTCGCCCAGCTGGGGCCGATGCTGCTCGCCTCGCCGGTCGGCGGGGTGCTGGCCGATCGCTTTGACCGCCGCCACATCATCATGGCCGGGTCCGCCGTACAGGGAAGCCTGTCGGTGGTGCTGGCCATGGTCGCCTGGAGCGGTCACCCGCCGCCCTGGGCGCTGGTGCTGATCGTGCTGGGGATCGGCATGGCCAACGCACTGATCGCGCCGTCCAACGGCGCCCTCCTCCCCCACCTGGTCGACCGTCGGGACCTGTCCGGCGCCGTGGCGGTCAACTCGGCGGCGATGAACGGGTCTCGGGTGCTCGGCCCGCTGCTGGCCGCCCTCGTCTCCTCGCTGGGCACCGGCTGGATCTTCCTGATCAACGCCGGCACGTACGTGTTCGTCATCGCTGCGGTCGGCGCCGCCAAGGTGGCGTTTACGCCTCCAACCGATGGGGCGGTGGGACCGTGGGCCCGCTTCCGAGAGGGGCTGGACACCGCCCGCCAGGATCCGGTGCTGCGCCGGGTGCTGGGCATCGTCAGCCTGTTCTCGCTGTGCTCGCTGGTATTCATCTACCAGCTGCCCGGCCTGGCCGAGAACCAGCTGGGCATCACCGGCAGCGCCTTCTACCGCCTGTTTGCCGCCTTCGGGTTGGGAGCGGCCGGCGGCGCCATCCTGCTGGGAACCGTCCTGGGCGGACGACCGCTGCACCGGGTGCCGCTGTTCGCCCTACCCGCCTTCGCCGTCACGCTCGCAGCGTTTGCGTTCACCCACGACCCGGTCGCCGCCCACTTCATCGTCTTTGCGCTCGGCTTCTTCTACTTCACCCTGGTGACGGCGCTGTCGACCACCCTTCAGGAGGAGGTCGACGACGAGCACAGGGGCAGGGTGATGGGCCTGTGGATGATCGCCTGGGCCGGGCTGGTGCCGGTCGGCAGCCTGCTCGCCGGTCCGGTGATCGACCGGGTCGGCGGCACGCCGGTGCTGCTGTTTGGGGCGGTGGTCGCGCTGGCGCTCACCAAGGTGGGCAACCTCGATCGCAACCAGCTTCCCGAGCGTCGGCCCCTTACCCGGCCAGTACTCGACTGA
- a CDS encoding DnaJ domain-containing protein — protein sequence METGHSATERDWYRVLGVDRQAGGDSIRVAYRELAWRLHPDRQETPGASGSLSDAERRVAERRMREVNEAFRVLGEPARRRAYDHARFGTDSSERSGRAASSSTASGGTRPSSGGRTGGSGRPRGAGGQVHTERQRRAAVEVTEEHDDDLVDVAGDGVHGLLFSRLVPALVAVLLLGIVVFSAFAGGGIKDPSTDDPGCVLGNTLVDCAKPNDGRIVGLADAAHRCPAGSRLVKLAAEYCVES from the coding sequence ATGGAGACCGGTCACAGCGCGACGGAGCGCGATTGGTACCGAGTCCTCGGAGTCGACCGTCAGGCGGGCGGGGACAGCATCCGCGTGGCCTATCGGGAGTTGGCGTGGCGTCTCCATCCCGATCGTCAGGAGACTCCCGGCGCTTCCGGGAGCCTCTCCGACGCCGAGCGCCGGGTGGCCGAGCGGCGCATGCGCGAGGTCAACGAGGCCTTCAGAGTGTTGGGTGAGCCCGCTCGTCGGCGCGCCTACGATCACGCCCGATTCGGGACCGACAGCTCGGAGCGCTCGGGCCGGGCTGCCTCCAGCAGCACCGCATCAGGTGGAACACGCCCGTCATCGGGCGGTCGAACCGGTGGTTCGGGTCGCCCGAGGGGTGCCGGCGGGCAGGTTCACACCGAACGTCAGCGCCGCGCGGCGGTCGAGGTGACCGAGGAACACGACGACGATTTGGTGGACGTCGCCGGCGACGGCGTGCACGGGCTTCTGTTCTCGCGGTTGGTGCCGGCTTTGGTGGCGGTGCTTCTGCTGGGGATCGTCGTGTTCAGCGCGTTTGCCGGCGGAGGCATCAAAGACCCATCAACAGATGACCCCGGGTGCGTGCTGGGCAACACGCTGGTCGACTGCGCCAAGCCCAACGACGGGCGCATCGTCGGCCTCGCCGACGCCGCCCATCGCTGCCCTGCCGGGTCGCGGCTGGTCAAGCTGGCCGCCGAGTACTGCGTCGAGTCGTAA
- a CDS encoding MMPL family transporter yields MERFWRSAGIQLGRYWWAVFGAMLAITVLLAFGLTRLEFATGQDSYLNQDSQIAIDNVRYQADFGGETAIVLFQAQEGHDITELFQGANLEELKRLEAELRDIPEVYAVLAPLTAVQYSEAIVTEGVGTNALLSAAERDPDPKAKEIRQADISTTLARLNSVQTKDMSNPDWVNFLLFDNTGFAVEGDEVVPPAAEDRNVRGSLQSTFPNLQTAVGGVVIEGNASLDTLSNVTQATLDIVSDANFEGFDVITTGSPVFLKDINDYLQGGMLTLGAAAVAIMAVILLLMFRVRWRLLPLLSVLVGVVWAFAILGLINVNLSLVTISGLPILIGLGIDFAIQIQNRVEEEVVLDKPTHPISETLANLAPALIVATVAGMLAFLALLISQVPMIRDFGVMLAVGVMVLVAVGIVLPTAVLGIREWKQRTVQRGTSIPERIVVWLGGLPAKSAVPLLLASVLLFIAGVAFEGSIRIESDPVRWINQSSQTVKDVDTLEEATGFSSNLGVLVSANNVLAQPVADVVFDFTEDAEATDDVVASSSVENTIAKIINVPGATPLAPRPRIWSPRRR; encoded by the coding sequence ATGGAACGGTTCTGGCGCTCAGCAGGGATACAGCTAGGCAGGTACTGGTGGGCGGTGTTCGGCGCCATGTTGGCCATCACGGTGTTGCTTGCGTTCGGGCTGACCCGGCTCGAGTTCGCAACCGGCCAGGACAGCTACCTCAACCAGGACTCCCAGATCGCCATCGACAACGTGCGCTATCAGGCGGACTTCGGTGGCGAGACCGCCATCGTGTTGTTCCAGGCCCAGGAGGGCCACGACATCACCGAGCTCTTTCAGGGTGCGAACCTCGAGGAGCTGAAGCGCCTGGAGGCCGAGCTGCGGGATATCCCCGAGGTCTACGCGGTGCTCGCGCCGCTGACCGCGGTGCAGTACTCCGAGGCGATTGTGACCGAAGGGGTCGGCACCAACGCTCTGCTTTCGGCCGCCGAACGGGACCCTGATCCCAAGGCCAAGGAAATCCGCCAGGCGGACATCTCAACCACGTTGGCACGGCTCAACTCGGTGCAAACCAAGGACATGTCCAATCCGGACTGGGTCAACTTCCTGTTGTTCGACAACACCGGTTTCGCCGTTGAGGGCGACGAGGTCGTTCCACCTGCGGCCGAGGACCGCAACGTACGGGGTTCACTGCAGTCGACGTTCCCGAACCTGCAGACCGCTGTTGGCGGTGTGGTCATCGAGGGCAACGCCAGCCTCGACACGCTGTCGAACGTCACCCAGGCGACCCTCGACATCGTCTCGGACGCCAACTTCGAGGGCTTCGACGTGATCACCACGGGCTCCCCGGTGTTCCTCAAGGACATCAACGACTACCTGCAAGGCGGCATGCTCACCCTCGGCGCCGCTGCGGTGGCGATCATGGCCGTGATCCTGCTGTTGATGTTTCGGGTGCGGTGGCGCCTGCTGCCCCTGCTGAGCGTGCTGGTCGGGGTGGTCTGGGCGTTCGCAATCCTGGGTCTGATCAACGTGAACCTGTCGCTGGTCACCATCTCGGGTCTCCCCATCCTGATCGGACTCGGGATCGACTTCGCCATCCAGATCCAGAACCGCGTCGAGGAGGAGGTGGTGTTGGACAAACCGACCCATCCCATCTCGGAGACGCTTGCGAACCTGGCGCCCGCCCTGATCGTCGCCACAGTCGCCGGGATGCTGGCGTTCCTGGCGTTGTTGATCTCCCAGGTGCCCATGATCCGCGACTTCGGCGTGATGCTGGCGGTCGGCGTGATGGTGCTGGTGGCGGTCGGCATCGTGTTGCCCACCGCCGTGTTGGGTATCAGGGAGTGGAAGCAGCGCACCGTTCAACGGGGCACCTCCATCCCCGAGCGGATCGTCGTGTGGCTCGGTGGGCTCCCCGCCAAGTCAGCTGTGCCGCTGTTGTTGGCGTCGGTGCTGTTGTTCATCGCAGGCGTGGCCTTCGAGGGCAGCATCCGGATCGAATCGGATCCCGTGCGTTGGATCAACCAGTCGAGCCAGACCGTCAAGGACGTCGACACCCTCGAGGAGGCCACCGGCTTCTCGTCCAACCTGGGGGTGCTGGTGAGCGCCAACAACGTGCTCGCCCAGCCTGTGGCCGATGTGGTGTTCGACTTCACCGAGGATGCCGAAGCGACCGACGACGTCGTGGCTTCTTCGAGCGTCGAGAACACGATCGCCAAGATCATCAACGTTCCAGGCGCTACTCCGTTGGCCCCACGTCCGAGGATCTGGTCGCCGCGACGGAGGTGA
- a CDS encoding MMPL family transporter, whose protein sequence is MERLEADLTERIAELDLPEDSVLLAELEDGDPPIRATPSGLAVVGVGLLQNLSANRAILTYLGLALVALWLLVRHRSPARALLTMIPIGLAVGVSTAIVGAVGLTLSPLTTVSGPLVIATCTEFSVLIMARFLEERQRGLQPAEASEQAARRTGRAFFTSAMTTIGGFAVLIGSALPLLRDFGIIVTLNVAIALLAALVAMPPILQWADAKGYLDTGEYAPEAAVVLASKPTGARLAVWIVSVVIVAATAVGLFLAADTASGDTTEINYVPQELPATPAAGPEGEPPG, encoded by the coding sequence GTGGAACGCCTCGAAGCCGACCTGACCGAGCGCATCGCGGAGCTCGACCTGCCGGAGGACTCGGTCCTTCTCGCCGAGCTCGAGGACGGTGACCCCCCCATCAGGGCAACCCCCTCGGGCTTGGCCGTGGTCGGTGTCGGCCTGTTGCAGAACCTGTCCGCCAACCGCGCCATCCTCACCTATCTGGGCCTGGCACTGGTTGCGCTGTGGTTGCTGGTACGCCACCGCAGTCCGGCGCGAGCGCTGCTGACGATGATCCCCATCGGCCTCGCCGTCGGTGTGTCCACTGCGATCGTCGGGGCGGTCGGGCTCACCCTTTCACCGCTCACGACCGTGTCGGGTCCGCTGGTGATAGCGACCTGCACCGAGTTCTCGGTGCTGATCATGGCCCGATTCCTCGAAGAGCGACAGCGAGGTCTCCAACCGGCCGAAGCCTCGGAGCAAGCCGCCCGACGCACCGGGCGCGCGTTCTTCACCTCTGCGATGACCACCATCGGAGGTTTCGCCGTCTTGATCGGCTCCGCCCTGCCGCTGCTGCGCGACTTCGGAATCATCGTGACGCTCAACGTGGCCATCGCCCTGCTGGCTGCGCTGGTCGCCATGCCCCCGATCCTGCAATGGGCTGACGCCAAGGGCTACCTCGACACCGGCGAGTACGCCCCGGAAGCGGCGGTGGTGCTCGCCTCGAAACCGACGGGTGCGCGCTTGGCCGTGTGGATCGTCAGCGTCGTGATCGTCGCTGCAACGGCGGTGGGTTTGTTCCTCGCAGCCGACACGGCGAGCGGGGACACCACGGAGATCAACTACGTGCCCCAGGAACTGCCGGCCACGCCCGCTGCGGGACCGGAGGGTGAGCCACCTGGCTAA
- a CDS encoding carboxymuconolactone decarboxylase family protein — protein MYDALVFVPRAALSLINNRKNSIVDIHLVERLQLAVTEVNGCAACSYAHTKMALREGMNGEEIASFLSGSTDFIRPD, from the coding sequence ATGTACGACGCGCTCGTGTTCGTACCGCGAGCGGCGCTGTCGCTGATCAACAACCGCAAAAACTCCATCGTCGACATACACCTCGTAGAACGGCTGCAGCTTGCAGTGACCGAGGTCAACGGTTGTGCAGCCTGCTCCTACGCACACACGAAGATGGCCCTACGCGAAGGGATGAACGGCGAGGAAATTGCCTCCTTCCTGAGTGGGAGCACCGATTTCATACGACCGGACTGA
- a CDS encoding IS1634 family transposase has protein sequence MTAADVDGLNDDRTGRMLDRLFGADRASLITRTVLAAVREFDINMEQLHNDSTTVTFSGGYHQATGQTRGDQATPTITYGHNKDHRPDLKQLLCVLTVSADGAVPVAFRVLDGNTGDDPTHIPTWDGLAALVGRTDFLYVADSKLANRPAMDHIASRGGRFVTILPRTRKEDHQFRDRIATHPVTTWTEAHRRPAGRQGNPAETWHTTTNPAGPSIEGYRIIWVRSSTKTDRDADSRTDRISKGITALDDLNQRLLSPKTRMKTKVAVQTAADAALKATGAARWVGYTITEDTTTKLKQEKRGRPGPNTNYRKIVSTRHRLVFHTNETLIAHDAASDGCFPLITNDQHLTDAEVLAAYRYQPNLERRNHLLKGHQAVAPVYLQNVHRIEALLLCQFLALLTGALIERHIRNNMADLNLADIPLYPEHRPCTAPSAQRILQIFAGVARHHLTDHTGTTIQTFQPDLTPQQHQILQLLDIPTTTYTT, from the coding sequence ATGACCGCAGCGGATGTGGACGGGTTGAACGACGACCGGACCGGCCGGATGTTGGACCGGCTCTTCGGCGCGGATCGGGCCAGCCTGATCACCCGAACGGTGTTGGCCGCGGTCCGCGAGTTCGACATCAACATGGAGCAGTTGCACAACGACTCGACGACCGTCACGTTCTCCGGCGGCTACCACCAAGCGACCGGCCAAACCCGTGGCGACCAGGCAACCCCGACAATCACGTACGGGCACAACAAGGACCACCGCCCAGACTTGAAACAGCTGTTGTGTGTGCTCACCGTGTCAGCCGACGGCGCCGTCCCCGTCGCGTTCCGGGTTCTCGACGGCAACACCGGCGACGACCCCACCCACATCCCCACCTGGGACGGACTCGCCGCACTGGTCGGCAGAACCGACTTTCTGTATGTGGCCGACTCGAAACTCGCGAACCGTCCGGCGATGGACCACATCGCGAGCCGCGGCGGCCGGTTCGTCACGATCCTGCCCCGCACCCGGAAAGAAGACCACCAGTTCCGCGACCGGATCGCCACCCACCCGGTCACCACCTGGACCGAAGCCCACCGGCGGCCCGCCGGCCGACAGGGCAACCCCGCCGAGACCTGGCACACCACCACCAACCCGGCCGGACCCTCGATCGAGGGCTACCGGATCATCTGGGTCCGGTCCTCCACCAAAACCGACCGGGACGCCGACTCGCGAACCGACCGGATCTCCAAAGGCATCACAGCGCTCGACGACCTCAACCAACGACTGCTCTCCCCAAAAACCCGAATGAAAACCAAGGTCGCCGTCCAGACCGCAGCCGACGCCGCACTCAAGGCAACGGGCGCCGCCCGCTGGGTTGGCTACACCATCACCGAAGACACCACCACCAAGCTCAAACAGGAGAAGCGGGGCCGACCAGGCCCCAACACCAACTACCGCAAGATCGTGTCGACTCGCCACCGGCTCGTCTTCCACACCAACGAAACCCTCATCGCACACGACGCCGCCAGCGACGGCTGTTTCCCGCTCATCACCAACGACCAACATCTCACCGATGCCGAAGTCCTCGCCGCCTACCGCTACCAACCCAACCTCGAACGCCGAAACCACCTCCTCAAAGGCCACCAAGCCGTCGCCCCCGTCTACCTCCAAAACGTCCACCGAATCGAAGCGCTGCTGCTCTGCCAGTTCCTCGCGCTCCTCACCGGCGCGCTCATCGAACGACATATCCGCAACAACATGGCCGACCTCAACCTGGCCGACATCCCGCTCTACCCCGAACACCGGCCCTGCACCGCACCATCAGCCCAACGAATCCTCCAAATCTTCGCCGGTGTCGCACGCCACCACCTCACCGACCACACCGGCACCACCATCCAAACGTTCCAGCCCGACCTCACCCCCCAACAACACCAGATCCTTCAACTCCTCGACATCCCCACCACCACCTACACCACCTGA
- a CDS encoding DUF4277 domain-containing protein, whose amino-acid sequence MVQSESGPFTLRTETLGALPIVNHFLARMSLDAIIDAHLPANDARLRLDPAVVIGLLVRNLTIDHQPIYALGEWAAGSTRPCSA is encoded by the coding sequence ATGGTTCAAAGCGAGTCGGGGCCGTTCACGCTTCGCACCGAAACGTTGGGGGCCCTGCCGATCGTCAACCATTTCCTGGCCCGGATGAGTCTCGACGCGATCATCGACGCCCACCTCCCAGCGAACGACGCCCGACTCCGGTTGGACCCTGCTGTGGTGATTGGGCTGTTGGTCCGGAACCTGACCATCGACCACCAGCCGATCTACGCGTTGGGCGAATGGGCGGCGGGTTCGACCCGTCCCTGTTCGGCATGA